From Virgibacillus natechei, the proteins below share one genomic window:
- a CDS encoding nitrate reductase subunit alpha, with product MVRKKNKLLESLKHLKEGKRINDGWTEESPRTRDSEDIYRRRWQHDNVVRSTHGVNCTGSCSWNIYVKDGIITSEIQATDYPTTGDDFPEYEPRGCPRGASFSWYTYSPIRVKYPYIRGDLYELWKAEREEGYDPVAAWENIASDPIKRDKFVKARGKGGFVRADWREVCEIIASASIYTIKEYGPDRIVGFSPIPAMSMVSYAAGTRFLSLVGGTILSFYDWYADLPPASPQVWGEQTDVPESADWYNTKYFIIWGTNLPQTRTPDAHFMVEARYNGTKVVGVSPDYAEYEKFADIWLPARAGTDGALAMAMTHVILKEFYVKQETPYFIDYVKRFTDLPFLVTLDESETDCRSDRFLRTSDIDDKHELGEWKTVVWDASTNQLEVPNGTQGFRWDGDSKWNLDLEKEDGTEINPALSFINQSDETAMVTFPNFADTNGGTVERGVPVKYIHDKQGNVLKVTTVYDLMMAHTGVGRDLPGDYPLDYDDPKPFTPAWQEGITGVNKNHVIKIAKEFADNAARTNGKSMIAMGGGTNHWYHSDQIYRAILNLVLLTGSQGVNGGGWAHYVGQEKVRPLEGWQQVAFAGDWIKPPRHQNGTSFFYFATDQFRYEAYINEEQSSWGGKYNTMHPADLNALSVRLGWLPSFPQFSQNSIDMVKESRQRGADSEQEIIDDVVEQIKDEKVDWAIENPDDPRNFPRVFFNWRSNLLGDSGKGHEYFAKHLIGGEDQILTDTENSWQPETVNAEGEAPTGKVDLLVSIDFRMTSSGLFSDIVLPAATWYEKFDISSTDMHPFVHPFNAAISPPWQSKSDWNTFREIAKVFSELAEEHLPDSEELMMTPLGHDSIGEIAQPLGKVKDWRKGEVEAIPGKTMPNFQIVNRDYANVYKKMTTVGPEIKKGYGAKGVKIKGEKVYEELGSRLGISKREGVGKGNPDLYSDKQAIEAILLMSGATNGKRAVEGWKSLEEKTGQDLSDIAQGREEESFTLDDLTAQPQHAISTPVWSGLEKDNRRYSPFTVNTEYKLPWHTLTGRQSFYLDHEMMLDFGEGLPLYLPPLSHGPFLQDEKGVERNGESITVRYLTPHQKWGIHTMFTDTTAMSNLFRGWQTVWMNEKDGASIGLKDNDWIEVYNRNGVISARVVLTYRIPKGLAYMYHAQDRTLGVPGTAINKKRGGTHNSVTRITLKPTHMIGGYSQLSYGFNYYGPTGHQRDTIAVIRKLKEVDWLEN from the coding sequence ATGGTAAGGAAAAAAAATAAATTATTGGAGTCACTAAAGCATTTGAAAGAAGGAAAGCGAATTAATGATGGATGGACAGAGGAAAGTCCACGTACAAGAGATTCAGAAGATATATATCGACGCAGATGGCAACACGATAATGTGGTTCGTTCCACTCATGGCGTGAATTGTACCGGTTCGTGCAGTTGGAACATTTATGTAAAAGATGGAATTATTACATCAGAAATACAAGCAACCGATTACCCGACAACTGGAGATGATTTCCCTGAATATGAACCACGCGGCTGTCCGAGGGGAGCCAGCTTTTCCTGGTATACATACAGCCCGATAAGAGTGAAATATCCTTATATCCGTGGTGATTTATATGAGCTTTGGAAAGCAGAGCGCGAAGAAGGATATGACCCTGTCGCTGCCTGGGAGAACATTGCAAGTGACCCGATAAAACGGGATAAATTTGTTAAGGCTCGTGGTAAAGGTGGATTTGTTCGTGCGGACTGGCGAGAGGTTTGTGAAATTATTGCCAGTGCATCCATTTATACAATTAAAGAGTATGGTCCTGATCGTATTGTTGGTTTCAGCCCGATTCCAGCAATGTCCATGGTGAGTTATGCGGCAGGGACACGTTTTCTTTCCTTAGTTGGCGGAACAATTTTAAGTTTCTACGACTGGTATGCAGACTTGCCTCCAGCTTCACCTCAAGTGTGGGGGGAACAAACGGATGTGCCGGAAAGTGCGGACTGGTATAATACCAAATATTTTATTATTTGGGGAACTAATTTACCACAAACAAGGACGCCGGATGCGCATTTTATGGTTGAAGCAAGATATAACGGTACTAAAGTAGTAGGTGTCAGCCCAGACTACGCTGAATACGAAAAGTTTGCTGATATTTGGTTGCCAGCAAGAGCCGGAACAGATGGTGCGCTTGCAATGGCTATGACGCACGTTATTTTGAAAGAATTTTATGTAAAGCAGGAAACGCCATATTTTATTGATTACGTTAAAAGGTTCACCGACTTGCCGTTTCTCGTTACCTTAGATGAAAGCGAGACTGATTGTCGCTCTGATCGCTTTTTACGAACATCAGACATCGATGATAAACATGAGCTCGGTGAATGGAAAACAGTTGTGTGGGATGCTAGTACAAATCAGCTTGAAGTACCAAACGGGACACAGGGATTCCGTTGGGACGGAGACAGTAAGTGGAATCTAGATTTAGAAAAAGAGGACGGAACAGAGATTAATCCAGCGTTAAGTTTTATTAATCAATCCGATGAAACAGCGATGGTGACGTTTCCGAATTTTGCAGATACAAATGGGGGTACGGTCGAGCGTGGAGTACCAGTTAAATATATTCATGATAAACAAGGAAATGTGCTGAAAGTTACAACGGTCTATGATTTGATGATGGCCCATACGGGTGTCGGCAGGGATTTACCTGGTGATTATCCATTGGACTATGATGATCCCAAACCATTTACACCAGCATGGCAAGAAGGTATTACAGGGGTAAACAAAAATCATGTTATTAAGATTGCCAAGGAGTTTGCGGATAACGCTGCCAGGACAAATGGAAAATCAATGATTGCCATGGGTGGTGGGACGAATCACTGGTACCATAGTGATCAAATTTACCGAGCCATTCTCAATCTGGTATTACTAACTGGTTCCCAAGGTGTAAACGGTGGTGGCTGGGCCCATTACGTTGGTCAGGAAAAAGTGCGCCCGCTTGAAGGTTGGCAGCAGGTTGCATTTGCTGGGGACTGGATAAAACCGCCACGTCATCAAAACGGAACGTCATTTTTCTATTTTGCAACCGATCAATTTCGCTATGAAGCATATATAAACGAGGAACAATCGAGTTGGGGTGGTAAATATAACACGATGCACCCTGCTGACCTTAACGCACTTTCCGTAAGGTTAGGATGGCTACCTTCCTTTCCTCAGTTCTCACAAAATTCCATTGATATGGTTAAAGAGAGTCGACAGCGCGGAGCGGATAGTGAACAGGAAATTATTGATGACGTCGTCGAGCAAATCAAAGATGAAAAAGTGGATTGGGCGATTGAAAACCCCGATGATCCACGGAACTTTCCAAGAGTATTCTTTAATTGGCGCTCTAATTTACTTGGAGACAGTGGGAAAGGACATGAGTATTTCGCCAAGCATTTAATTGGTGGCGAAGACCAAATTTTAACGGATACGGAAAACTCATGGCAACCGGAAACGGTGAACGCAGAAGGAGAAGCACCTACTGGAAAAGTTGACCTTTTAGTCAGTATTGATTTTCGGATGACTAGCTCAGGTTTGTTTTCTGATATTGTCTTGCCTGCTGCAACATGGTACGAGAAATTCGATATAAGTAGTACAGATATGCATCCATTCGTTCATCCGTTTAATGCAGCTATTTCACCACCATGGCAGTCAAAAAGTGACTGGAATACATTCCGGGAGATTGCGAAAGTTTTCTCAGAACTTGCTGAAGAACACTTACCGGATAGCGAAGAATTAATGATGACACCGCTTGGCCATGATTCTATAGGAGAGATTGCACAGCCGCTTGGTAAGGTTAAAGATTGGCGAAAAGGTGAAGTTGAAGCAATACCAGGTAAAACGATGCCGAATTTCCAAATTGTTAATCGCGACTATGCGAATGTATACAAGAAAATGACGACGGTTGGCCCTGAAATTAAAAAAGGATACGGAGCAAAAGGTGTAAAAATCAAGGGTGAAAAGGTTTATGAAGAATTAGGTAGCCGTCTTGGTATATCAAAAAGAGAAGGCGTTGGAAAAGGCAACCCGGATCTTTATTCCGATAAACAAGCCATTGAGGCCATTCTATTGATGTCGGGAGCGACAAACGGGAAACGAGCTGTGGAAGGATGGAAATCCCTTGAAGAAAAAACAGGGCAAGATCTGTCTGATATAGCACAAGGCCGGGAAGAGGAATCTTTCACTTTGGATGATTTAACAGCCCAGCCACAACATGCGATTTCAACACCAGTTTGGAGCGGCTTGGAGAAAGACAACCGACGTTATTCGCCATTTACCGTTAACACGGAATATAAACTTCCATGGCATACGTTAACTGGGAGGCAGAGTTTCTATTTGGATCATGAAATGATGCTTGATTTCGGTGAAGGGCTACCTTTATATTTACCTCCATTATCTCATGGGCCATTTTTGCAAGATGAAAAAGGGGTCGAGCGTAACGGAGAATCGATAACGGTAAGGTATTTAACCCCGCATCAAAAATGGGGAATCCATACGATGTTCACAGATACAACAGCTATGTCCAACTTGTTTAGGGGTTGGCAGACTGTGTGGATGAATGAAAAAGACGGGGCATCGATCGGATTAAAAGATAATGATTGGATTGAGGTTTATAACCGAAATGGCGTGATTTCTGCAAGAGTCGTGTTAACATATCGTATTCCAAAAGGGTTGGCATATATGTATCATGCTCAGGATCGTACACTGGGAGTGCCGGGAACCGCAATCAATAAAAAACGCGGCGGTACACATAACAGTGTTACAAGAATTACGTTAAAACCAACGCATATGATCGGTGGTTATTCACAACTAAGCTACGGATTTAATTATTATGGCCCGACTGGTCATCAACGAGATACCATCGCTGTTATAAGAAAATTGAAGGAGGTAGATTGGCTTGAGAATTAA
- a CDS encoding NADPH-dependent FMN reductase: MLKIGIILGSTREGRNGEAVANWVHDFANNRNDDATYEIIDLIDYSLPFLGEAASETQQATIKAWSEKMDSLDGYIFVTPEYNHAISAVLKNALDYLKPELSNKAAGFVGYGSLGGVRAHENLRLILGELQVADVRTALTFSIMTDFENMSVFKPADYHADNANGMLDQVVAWSGALKELREKATV, from the coding sequence ATGTTAAAAATAGGAATTATATTAGGAAGTACACGTGAAGGTCGTAACGGAGAAGCGGTAGCTAATTGGGTACATGATTTTGCGAACAACCGTAACGACGACGCTACTTATGAAATCATAGACCTTATCGATTATAGTTTGCCATTCCTGGGTGAAGCTGCATCTGAAACCCAGCAAGCAACGATCAAAGCATGGTCAGAAAAAATGGATTCTCTTGACGGTTATATTTTTGTAACACCAGAATATAACCATGCAATATCAGCCGTCCTTAAAAATGCGCTCGATTACTTAAAGCCTGAATTGAGTAATAAAGCAGCTGGGTTTGTAGGGTATGGTAGCTTAGGCGGTGTTCGTGCACATGAAAACCTGCGCCTTATTTTAGGTGAATTGCAAGTAGCAGATGTACGTACAGCTCTTACATTTTCGATTATGACTGATTTTGAAAATATGAGCGTCTTTAAACCAGCAGATTACCATGCCGATAATGCGAACGGAATGCTCGATCAAGTTGTAGCATGGAGCGGCGCGTTAAAAGAATTGAGAGAAAAAGCAACTGTATAA
- a CDS encoding hemerythrin domain-containing protein, with product MSGPGLKHIDSHSAIHEAALNEAIELNEILEKLLTDAQLEKALETAYVAVEHWETRTLRHAESEEEGLYKELAEESPELKDTIIALTRDHDLLRLLVKEIKEMLDTDGFSDAVLQRFQALILVDLLHNEEEEKLLPNH from the coding sequence ATGTCGGGACCCGGATTAAAACATATAGATAGTCACTCTGCAATTCATGAGGCAGCATTAAATGAGGCTATAGAATTAAATGAAATTCTTGAGAAACTTTTAACTGACGCCCAGTTAGAGAAGGCGTTGGAAACGGCTTATGTGGCGGTTGAACATTGGGAAACACGTACGCTGCGACACGCGGAATCGGAAGAAGAAGGGCTGTATAAGGAATTGGCGGAAGAATCACCGGAATTAAAAGATACCATTATTGCTTTGACCCGTGACCATGACCTATTGCGGTTGCTTGTTAAGGAAATTAAGGAGATGTTGGATACGGATGGATTTAGTGATGCGGTCCTGCAGCGATTCCAGGCTTTAATCCTTGTCGATTTACTTCATAACGAAGAAGAAGAAAAACTCTTACCGAATCATTAA
- a CDS encoding heavy metal translocating P-type ATPase, producing MSETTKHITVGVTGMTCAACSSRVEKVLNKMDGVEAQVNLTTEKANVDYDPTSTSLDDISAKIEKIGYGVQTEQAEFDVFGMTCAACSTRIEKVLNKQEAVKQASVNLATESATIEYNAGLMDEADVIGSIQKLGYDAKVKADKEETQSHKEKQLKQMKIKVIISAILSIPLLVTMLDHLFGIAVPNLLMNPWFQFALATPVQFIIGWQFYVGAYKSLRNRSANMDVLIALGTSAAYFYSLYEAFRTIGNPAYMPHLYFETSVIIITLILFGKYLEMAAKGRTTQALSKLLNLQAKQARVIRNNEAVMVPIEDVVVGDRLAIKPGEKIPVDGIVIKGRTSIDESMITGESIPIEKDLQASVIGSTINKNGTIEMEATKVGKDTALASIVKAVEDAQGSKAPIQRLADVISGYFVQVVVVIALLTFTVWITLVSLGDLESAIITTVAVLVIACPCALGLATPTSIMVGTGKGAETGILFKGGEHLERTHQLNAIILDKTGTITKGKPEVTDFTGYDDTLQLLASAEKGSEHPLAEAIVAYATDKDIDLIDSDDFHAIPGHGIQALISGEQVLVGTRKLMNERNIDVTHAENALVDYETNGKTAMLIAVNGEYRGIVAVADTIKETAVEAIKALKAQGLEVMMLTGDNERTAQAIAKKVGIDRVIAQVLPEEKADNVKEIQLQGKKVAMVGDGVNDAPALAIADIGIAIGTGTEVAIEAADVTILGGDLQLIPKAIKLSKLTIKNIRQNLFWAFAYNSAGIPIAAVGLLAPWVAGAAMAFSSVSVVSNALRLKRVKI from the coding sequence ATGAGTGAAACAACGAAACATATTACAGTCGGTGTGACAGGGATGACCTGTGCTGCCTGCTCCTCCAGAGTAGAAAAAGTCTTGAATAAAATGGACGGCGTTGAAGCACAGGTTAATTTAACGACGGAAAAGGCAAATGTTGATTATGATCCAACATCAACATCCCTAGATGACATTTCCGCAAAGATAGAAAAAATAGGCTATGGTGTACAAACCGAACAAGCCGAATTCGATGTATTTGGCATGACCTGTGCTGCCTGTTCCACGCGAATTGAAAAAGTTCTAAACAAGCAAGAAGCAGTCAAGCAGGCTAGCGTAAACTTAGCTACAGAAAGTGCAACAATTGAATACAATGCGGGATTAATGGACGAGGCAGATGTTATTGGCAGCATTCAAAAGCTCGGTTATGATGCAAAAGTAAAAGCGGACAAAGAAGAAACACAATCACATAAAGAGAAGCAGCTTAAACAAATGAAAATAAAGGTAATTATTTCTGCTATATTATCCATTCCATTACTCGTAACCATGCTCGATCATTTATTTGGAATTGCTGTACCGAATCTATTGATGAATCCGTGGTTCCAATTTGCATTAGCAACTCCGGTTCAATTTATTATAGGTTGGCAGTTCTATGTTGGAGCATATAAGAGCTTACGTAACCGTAGTGCGAATATGGATGTGCTTATTGCACTTGGAACGAGTGCTGCTTACTTCTATAGCTTATATGAAGCATTTCGAACAATTGGCAATCCAGCTTATATGCCACACTTATATTTTGAAACAAGTGTCATTATCATCACGCTGATTTTATTCGGGAAGTATTTGGAAATGGCAGCAAAAGGAAGAACAACGCAGGCTTTATCAAAGCTATTAAATTTACAGGCAAAGCAGGCACGTGTTATCAGGAATAACGAAGCGGTTATGGTTCCAATTGAAGATGTTGTAGTAGGGGATCGTTTGGCTATAAAACCAGGTGAAAAAATACCGGTAGATGGTATCGTTATAAAGGGTAGAACATCTATTGATGAATCGATGATTACTGGCGAATCTATTCCCATAGAAAAGGATTTACAAGCAAGTGTAATTGGTTCAACCATTAATAAAAATGGAACAATTGAAATGGAAGCCACCAAAGTAGGGAAAGATACAGCACTAGCATCCATTGTAAAAGCAGTAGAAGATGCACAAGGATCAAAAGCACCAATTCAGCGATTGGCTGATGTAATTTCTGGCTACTTTGTTCAGGTTGTTGTCGTGATTGCATTGCTTACATTCACAGTATGGATTACCTTGGTATCACTAGGAGATCTGGAATCCGCTATCATTACAACAGTCGCTGTACTCGTAATCGCTTGTCCATGTGCGCTAGGATTGGCAACACCAACTTCAATCATGGTTGGAACGGGTAAAGGGGCAGAAACTGGTATTCTTTTTAAGGGAGGCGAGCATTTAGAGCGTACCCACCAATTAAATGCCATTATCCTTGATAAAACTGGGACAATTACAAAAGGTAAACCAGAAGTAACGGACTTTACTGGTTATGATGATACACTACAATTATTAGCAAGTGCGGAAAAAGGATCGGAGCACCCATTGGCAGAAGCGATTGTTGCTTATGCAACGGATAAGGATATTGACTTAATTGATTCGGATGATTTTCACGCCATTCCAGGTCACGGTATTCAAGCGCTCATTTCTGGTGAGCAAGTACTTGTTGGTACGAGAAAATTAATGAATGAAAGAAATATTGATGTCACGCATGCAGAAAATGCGTTAGTAGACTATGAAACAAATGGGAAGACTGCGATGTTGATAGCAGTAAATGGAGAATATCGCGGAATTGTTGCGGTTGCGGATACCATTAAAGAAACAGCCGTCGAAGCGATTAAAGCGTTAAAGGCACAAGGTCTAGAGGTCATGATGTTAACGGGTGATAACGAACGAACGGCACAGGCAATTGCTAAGAAAGTAGGGATTGACCGAGTTATTGCACAAGTGTTACCGGAAGAAAAAGCAGATAATGTAAAAGAGATTCAATTACAAGGTAAGAAAGTTGCTATGGTTGGTGATGGTGTAAATGATGCACCAGCACTTGCGATTGCAGATATCGGCATAGCGATTGGAACAGGCACAGAAGTTGCAATTGAAGCAGCAGATGTTACCATTCTTGGCGGGGATCTACAACTCATACCAAAAGCGATAAAGCTTAGTAAGTTGACCATTAAAAATATCCGCCAAAACTTATTCTGGGCGTTTGCGTACAATAGTGCAGGAATTCCAATTGCGGCAGTTGGACTGTTAGCACCTTGGGTTGCAGGTGCGGCAATGGCATTTAGTTCTGTAAGTGTTGTTTCAAATGCCCTACGCTTGAAACGAGTTAAAATATAA
- the copZ gene encoding copper chaperone CopZ — protein sequence MQTTIDVQGMTCGHCKSSVEGSLKELNGITAVEVDLSTGKVAVTYEEEKVTVEDMREAIEEQGYDIA from the coding sequence ATGCAAACTACTATAGATGTACAAGGAATGACATGTGGCCACTGTAAATCATCGGTTGAAGGGTCACTAAAAGAGTTAAACGGAATTACGGCTGTAGAGGTGGATTTATCTACAGGTAAAGTTGCTGTAACGTATGAGGAAGAAAAAGTTACAGTAGAAGATATGCGTGAAGCAATTGAAGAGCAAGGTTATGATATAGCTTAA